Proteins from a single region of Pseudodesulfovibrio portus:
- a CDS encoding EAL and HDOD domain-containing protein, giving the protein MDQTIPICEAVFIARQPIFHPDETVWGYELLFRSDESNFACVLDEDQATSSVIADGLALAREGMDGSARVLINFPESMLVGGAGFALPKDACIIEILENVQPSKAALEAVRRLKEAGYTLAVDDFSGQPELKPFVDLADIVKVDVLALDSDTDRVAEVVSSLSGGPTLLAEKVEDLETFDRLKGLGFHLFQGFFFSKPEIIPGRKLTSNELTKLQLLGELAKPDFEPSRLAEILKSDPSLSYRLFRYINSVGLGLREKVTSLKRAIDMMGMQQAKLWLRTALVADLNTSPKAGELAYLAVHRGKFLEQVCHNSNLKTCEPDALFMTGLFSLLDTMLGISMREILGVLPLEQKVIDALLGSGEFHDLLRLATSYERGQWGETSRRLQRLELESFQAELLYVQARCWTQKMLGLTNRD; this is encoded by the coding sequence ATGGATCAGACCATACCCATTTGCGAAGCCGTCTTCATTGCCCGCCAGCCCATCTTTCACCCGGACGAAACCGTGTGGGGCTATGAACTGTTGTTCCGCTCCGACGAAAGCAATTTCGCATGCGTATTGGACGAAGATCAGGCTACGTCGTCAGTCATTGCCGACGGGCTGGCCCTGGCCCGGGAGGGCATGGACGGCTCCGCCAGGGTCCTGATCAATTTCCCGGAGAGCATGTTGGTGGGTGGGGCCGGGTTCGCCTTGCCCAAGGACGCGTGCATCATCGAGATTCTGGAGAACGTCCAGCCGAGCAAGGCCGCCCTCGAAGCGGTCCGGCGTCTCAAGGAGGCCGGGTATACCCTCGCCGTAGACGACTTTTCCGGTCAGCCGGAGCTCAAGCCGTTTGTCGACCTGGCGGATATCGTCAAGGTCGACGTCCTGGCCCTGGATTCCGACACCGACCGGGTGGCCGAAGTCGTCAGCTCCCTGTCAGGCGGTCCGACCCTGCTGGCCGAGAAGGTCGAAGACCTTGAAACCTTCGACAGGCTCAAGGGGCTGGGCTTCCATCTGTTTCAGGGATTCTTTTTCAGCAAGCCGGAGATCATCCCCGGCAGGAAGCTGACCTCCAACGAACTGACCAAGCTGCAGTTGCTGGGAGAATTGGCCAAACCCGATTTCGAGCCCTCCCGGCTGGCGGAAATACTCAAGTCCGATCCCAGCCTGAGCTACCGGCTGTTCCGCTATATCAATTCCGTGGGGCTGGGGTTGCGGGAGAAGGTCACGTCCCTGAAGCGGGCCATCGACATGATGGGCATGCAGCAGGCCAAGTTGTGGCTCAGGACGGCTCTCGTGGCGGACCTCAACACCTCCCCCAAGGCAGGCGAGCTGGCCTACCTGGCCGTGCATCGGGGCAAGTTCCTTGAGCAGGTCTGCCACAACTCGAACCTCAAGACGTGCGAACCCGACGCCCTGTTCATGACCGGCCTGTTCTCCCTGCTCGACACCATGCTCGGAATCAGCATGCGGGAGATCCTCGGGGTGCTCCCCCTGGAGCAAAAGGTGATCGACGCCCTGCTGGGATCGGGAGAGTTCCACGACCTTCTGCGTTTGGCCACCAGCTATGAGCGGGGTCAGTGGGGCGAGACATCGCGTCGCCTCCAGAGGCTGGAGCTGGAGTCCTTCCAGGCCGAGTTGCTCTACGTCCAGGCCCGGTGCTGGACTCAGAAAATGCTTGGCCTGACGAACCGGGACTAG
- a CDS encoding HD domain-containing protein has protein sequence MHKVFPRVKLYDFVDPADAECVRRETDEVMMEFFPGYDGNVFRKAFEDVEQLFFGNYPGFRASNTKYHDFEHTCSVVLAMARLVYGGMAEGENFSEKDCLKGLLASLFHDVGLIQSDEDSQGTGAKYTVGHEERSILFMRTDLDGILAADDIEDIADCIRCTILAMSPSKVAFRSENMRKMGYFLGSADLLAQIADRYYLEKLLLLFEEFQEAKLPGYATAFDLLSKTGSFYQDVARVRLDKEFQGVDGYMRPYFKRRWSVDNDLYAVAIKRNMDYLDELLSENPDDLELFLGRLRRDFSHDQ, from the coding sequence ATGCACAAGGTTTTCCCCCGAGTTAAGCTGTACGACTTCGTGGACCCGGCGGACGCGGAATGCGTGCGCAGGGAGACCGATGAGGTTATGATGGAATTCTTTCCCGGTTACGACGGGAATGTGTTCCGCAAGGCCTTCGAGGACGTGGAGCAGCTCTTTTTCGGCAACTATCCCGGTTTCAGGGCGAGCAATACGAAGTACCATGATTTCGAGCACACCTGTTCCGTTGTCCTTGCCATGGCCCGGCTCGTGTACGGCGGCATGGCGGAGGGCGAGAATTTTTCCGAGAAGGACTGCCTCAAGGGGCTGCTGGCCTCGCTGTTCCACGACGTGGGGCTGATTCAGTCCGACGAGGACTCTCAGGGCACCGGCGCCAAGTACACCGTGGGTCATGAGGAGCGGTCCATCCTGTTCATGCGCACCGACCTGGACGGAATCCTGGCTGCCGACGACATCGAGGATATCGCGGACTGCATCCGCTGCACCATCCTGGCCATGTCGCCTTCAAAGGTGGCTTTCCGTTCGGAGAACATGCGCAAGATGGGCTATTTCCTGGGCAGCGCCGACCTGCTGGCCCAGATTGCGGATCGGTATTATCTCGAAAAGCTGCTTCTGCTGTTCGAGGAGTTCCAGGAAGCCAAGCTGCCGGGTTACGCCACCGCCTTTGACCTGCTGTCCAAGACCGGTTCATTCTACCAGGATGTGGCCCGTGTGCGGCTGGACAAGGAATTCCAGGGAGTCGACGGGTACATGCGGCCCTATTTCAAACGTCGGTGGAGCGTGGACAACGATCTCTACGCCGTGGCCATCAAGCGCAACATGGACTATCTGGACGAGCTGTTGTCGGAGAATCCGGATGACCTGGAACTCTTTCTGGGCAGGCTGCGCAGGGATTTCAGCCACGATCAATGA